From a region of the Vidua macroura isolate BioBank_ID:100142 chromosome 3, ASM2450914v1, whole genome shotgun sequence genome:
- the SULT6B1 gene encoding LOW QUALITY PROTEIN: sulfotransferase 6B1 (The sequence of the model RefSeq protein was modified relative to this genomic sequence to represent the inferred CDS: inserted 2 bases in 1 codon): MVSTRCERGFARKWESDIDDIHHTMSLHLAAVFTWDSLQETVAARQLHRRGPVGSLPSTSRQGHGEGAVGQGEHTVPLLCPASSRQSSTGANGSHGSLGEAGSVAQLQSWPQAHAGTGCSMGEALLILITHLNYNHLPKSIFKEKVVLFQNPKDTAVSFFHFRNNGMQSVPNYCSRDEFFFSWGFSFDPAVTWNKHIEDKNIMVIVYEDLKGNLTASVKQIAAFFGFSPTAEQIQAIAGRHTFQXQEKAQETHGAVGLILFHKAVFGDWKNVFAEAQNQKLAAKFTVCLEVAKLGVKFKYDVYCNA, from the exons ATGGTATCAACCAG ATGTGAGCGTGGATTTGCACGTAAATGGGAGAGTGATATTGATGATATCCATCATACAATGTCTT TGCATCTGGCAGCTGTATTCACATGGGACTCGCTACAGGAGACAGTGGCAGCTCGACAGCTCCATCGCAGGGGGCCCGTGGGAAGCCTTCCAAGCACTTCCCGACAAGGACACGGGGAGGGTGCTGTGGGTCAAGGTGAACACACTGTTCCCTTGCTCTGTCCTGCCAGCAGTcggcagagcagcactggggcaaATGGGAGTCACGGAAGCCTCGGGGAAGCTGGCTCTGTGGcgcagctccagagctggccACAGGCTCATGCTGGGACGGGATGCAGTATGGGGGAGGCTTTACT GATTTTGATAACACATCTGAATTATAATCACCTCCCCAAGtctattttcaaggaaaaag TAGTGCTGTTTCAAAACCCTAAAGATAcagctgtttcatttttccatttccgTAACAATGGAATGCAAAGTGTCCCCAATTACTGCTCCAGGGATGAGTTCTTCT TCAGCTGGGGATTCTCTTTTGATCCTGCAGTCACCTGGAACAAACACATTGAAGATAAGAATATTATGGTCATAGTATATGAAGACCTGAAAGGG AACCTGACTGCCAGTGTAAAGCAGATAGCTGCATTCTTTGGATTCTCACCAACAGCTGAGCAGATCCAGGCCATTGCAGGAAGGCACACTTTCCA CCAGGAAAAAGCTCAGGAGACTCATGGTGCTGTTGGTTTGATTCTTTTCCATAAAG CTGTTTTTGGAGACTGGAAGAATGTTTTTGCTGAAGCTCAGAACCAGAAATTGGCTGCTAAATTCACAGTGTGCTTAGAAGTAGCTAAGCTGGGAGTGAAGTTTAAATATGATGTGTATTGCAATGCCTGA